The DNA sequence ACCGGGCCGGGCAGTCCCTGGTGACCTTCGGCCTGGAGCAGCTCGCCGGGCGCGAGCCGGTGGAGGCGTGGGCCAAGGGCAAGCGCGCCCTGGTGATCGGCGCGGGCTCCATGTCGTCCCTGGCGGCGGCGACCCTCGCGCGCTCCGGCGTCGAAGAGATCGTGATCGCCAACCGCACCCTGGAGCGGGCCGAGCGGCTGGCACAGATCCTCGCCGACGGCGGCACCGGTGTGCGGGCCCGGGCGGTCCGGATGGACGCGGTGGCGGCCGAGCTGACACGTGCCGACGTGGCCGTTTCCTGCACCGGCGCCACGGGTCTCGTGCTCACGGGCGCCGATGTCGCGGCGGCGGTCTCCGGCCGGACGGGTACGCCCGCGGTGACGCTCCCCGGCCAGTCGGGCACGCCCGCGGCCACCGCTGACACCTCCCTGGCCTGCGCGGACGACACCTGCCTCGTCACGCCCGCCGACGACACCGACGGCGCCGAAGGGCCCGACGCGGGCCCGCACATCGGCGACGCCCACGCGTACGAGCAGCACGGCGCGCTCGTCGACAACAGCCCCGCCGTGGGCGCCGCCGCGTCGCGGACCGCCACGGCCGTGGCCCGCGCTCAGGTCGCCGCCCCGGGCCTTGCCGTCGCGCTCGCCCTGCTCGACCTGGCCATGCCGCGTGACATCGACGCGGCCGTGCACCGCGTCGAGGGCGTCCGGCTCGTCGACATCGAGTCGCTCGCGGAGGCCTCCGCCGACGCGCCGATGGCCGCCGACGTGGACGCCGTGCGCACGATCGTGTCCGACGAGGTGGCCGCGTTCGGCGCCGCCCAGCGGGCCGCGCACATCACGCCCACCGTGGTCGCCCTGCGCACCATGGCCGCCGACGTCGTCAGCAGCGAGATCGCCCGGCTCGACGGGCGCCTTCCGGAGCTCGGCGACAAGCAGCGGGCCGAGATCACGCAGACCGTGCGCCGCGTCGTGGACAAGCTGCTGCACGCGCCGACGGTGCGGGTGAAGCAGCTGGCCAGCGAGCCTGGCGGCGCCGGGTACGCGGACGCGCTCCGCACCCTCTTCGACCTCGACCCGGAGACGGTCGCGGCCGTGTCCCGGGCCGACCACCTGCGGGACGCCCCCGGCGTCCAGGCGGCTCTGCAAGACCAGCTCCACCAGAACGACGACCCGAAGCGAGGCCGGGCATGACCGAGAGGGCCCTCAGGCTCGGGACCAGGCGCAGCAAGCTGGCGATGGCCCAGTCCGGCCAGGTGGCCGAGGAGGTCCGGCAGTTGACGGGGCGCCCCGTCGAGCTCGTCGAGATCACCACGTACGGCGACACCTCGCGCGAGCACCTCGCGCAGATCGGTGGCACCGGTGTGTTCGCGACCGCGTTGCGGGACGCGCTGCGCGACGGCGAGGTCGACTTCGCCGTGCACTCGCTGAAGGACCTGCCGACCGCGCAGCCCGAGGAGTTCACGCTCGCCGCCCTGCCGGTGCGCGAGGACCCGCGGGACGTCCTGGTCGCGCGCGAGGGCCTGACCTTCGCGCAGCTGCCGGACGGGGCCCGCGTGGGCACCGGCTCGCCGCGCCGCATGGCGCAGCTCAACGCGTACGCCCGCGCTCACGGTCTGACCATCGAGACCGTGCCGATCCGCGGCAACATCGACTCCCGGATCGGATACGTGCACGACGGGCGGCTCGACGCCGTCGTCCTGGCCGCCGCCGGACTCAGCCGCGTCGGCAGGCTCGACGAGGTGACCGACTTCCTGTCGGTCGACATGGTTCTGCCCGCCCCCGGCCAGGGGGCACTGGCGATCGAGTGTGCCGCGTCCAACGCGGACCTCATCGCCGCGCTCGCCGAGCTCGACGACCCGTACACACGGGCCGCCGTGACCGCCGAGCGATCCCTGCTCGCCGCCCTGGAGGCCGGCTGCAGCGCACCTGTGGGCGCGCTGGCCGACCTGCTGGCCGACGGACAGGTTGTCAAGGAAATGCGCCTGCGCGGCGTCGTCGGTGCCACCGACGGCTCGTCGCTGGTGCAGCTGACCACCACCGGTCCCGTGCCCGGGACGGAAGACCAGGCGATGGCGCTCGGGCGGGAACTCGCCGCCGAGATGCTCGCCAAGGGCGCGGCCGGTCTGATGGGGGAGCGAGCACTTTGAGCCCCACCTCGAACCTTCCCGGCCTTCCCGCACACGGGCACGTCACCTTTCTCGGTGCCGGACCCGGAGATCCGGGACTGCTGACTCTGCGCGCCGTCGAGGCGCTGGCCCGAGCGGATGTGCTGATCGCCGAGCCGGATGTTCTCGATGTCGTACGCGTGCATGCCCGAGGGGGTGTGGACACACCGCTGCCCCAGTCGGCTGACGGCACGTCAGAGAGCGCTCAGGCGCCGACTGCCGCACCGGCTCAGGCTGCGGCCAATCTTGTCATGGAGGCGGCGCGGGGCGGCAGGCGGGTCGTGCGTGCGGTGACCGGTGACCCCGGTCTGGACACGGACGCCGCGGACGAGATGCTCGCCTGTGCCGCCGAGGGCATCCCCTTCGAGGTGGTGCCGGGCATCGCGACCGCGGTGGGCGTGCCCGCCTACGCGGGGGTGCCGCTGCGCGACGCGCAGGGCACGGACGTGCGCTTCGTCGACGCGCGGACCGCGTCCGACCGCTGCTGGAGCGAGGTCGGGGCGTCGGACGGGACCGTGGTGGTCTCGACGGCCCTGGACTCGGTGGCGGCGGCCGCGGGCGAACTGGTCGCCGCCGGGCGCAAGCCCGACACGCCGATGACGGTGACCATCGCCGGTACGACGACGCGCCAGCGCACCTGGACGGCGACGCTTGGCACCATCGCGCAGGTCCTCAAGCAGGCGAAGGTCCTCCCCTCGCCCGACGGGGGCCGGCCCGTCATAGCCGTGGTCGGTGAGCGTTCCGCCGCCGCCCGGCGCGACCAGTTGTCGTGGTTCGAGTCGAAGCCGCTCTTCGGGTGGCGGGTGCTCGTGCCGCGCACGAAGGAGCAGGCGGCGTCGCTCTCCGACCAGCTGCGTTCGTACGGCGCGGTGCCGCACGAGGTGCCGACGATCGCCGTCGAGCCGCCGCGCACGCCCCAGCAGATGGAGCGGGCGGTCAAGGGGCTCGTGACCGGGCGCTACGAGTGGATCGCCTTCACCTCGGTGAACGCGGTCAAGGCGGTGCGCGAGAAGTTCGAGGAGTACGGGCTCGACGCCCGTGCCTTCGCGGGCATCAAGGTCGCCGCCGTGGGCGAGCAGACGGCCGCCGCGCTCATCGCCTTCGGCGTGAAGCCGGACCTGGTGCCGAGCGGGGAGCAGTCCGCCGCGGGCCTCCTGGAGGACTGGCCGCCGTACGACCCCGTCTTCGACCCGATCGACCGGGTGTTCCTGCCCCGCGCCGACATCGCCACGGAGACCCTCGTCGCCGGGCTCATCGACCTCGGGTGGGAGGTCGACGACGTCACCGCCTACCGGACCGTGCGGGCCTCGCCGCCGCCCGCGGAGACCCGCGAGGCGATCAAGGGCGGCGGCTTCGACGCCGTGCTCTTCACGTCGAGCAGCACGGTGCGGAACCTGGTCGGCATCGCCGGCAAGCCGCACAACGTGACCGTGATCGCCTGCATCGGGCCCGCCACCGCGAAGACCGCGGAGGAGCACGGCCTGCGCGTGGACGTGATGGCTCCGGAGCCGTCCGTGCACAAGCTGGCGGCGGCC is a window from the Streptomyces spectabilis genome containing:
- a CDS encoding glutamyl-tRNA reductase, which gives rise to MSLLVVGLSHRSAPVSVLERAALTVDAQSKLLHDTVAAEPAAEAAVLATCNRIELYADVDKFHAGVAELSTLLARHSGVSLEELTPYLYVHYEDRAVHHLFSVACGLDSMVVGEGQILGQIKDALARAQDLHTAGRLLNDLFQQALRVGKRAHSETGIDRAGQSLVTFGLEQLAGREPVEAWAKGKRALVIGAGSMSSLAAATLARSGVEEIVIANRTLERAERLAQILADGGTGVRARAVRMDAVAAELTRADVAVSCTGATGLVLTGADVAAAVSGRTGTPAVTLPGQSGTPAATADTSLACADDTCLVTPADDTDGAEGPDAGPHIGDAHAYEQHGALVDNSPAVGAAASRTATAVARAQVAAPGLAVALALLDLAMPRDIDAAVHRVEGVRLVDIESLAEASADAPMAADVDAVRTIVSDEVAAFGAAQRAAHITPTVVALRTMAADVVSSEIARLDGRLPELGDKQRAEITQTVRRVVDKLLHAPTVRVKQLASEPGGAGYADALRTLFDLDPETVAAVSRADHLRDAPGVQAALQDQLHQNDDPKRGRA
- a CDS encoding uroporphyrinogen-III synthase, which produces MSPTSNLPGLPAHGHVTFLGAGPGDPGLLTLRAVEALARADVLIAEPDVLDVVRVHARGGVDTPLPQSADGTSESAQAPTAAPAQAAANLVMEAARGGRRVVRAVTGDPGLDTDAADEMLACAAEGIPFEVVPGIATAVGVPAYAGVPLRDAQGTDVRFVDARTASDRCWSEVGASDGTVVVSTALDSVAAAAGELVAAGRKPDTPMTVTIAGTTTRQRTWTATLGTIAQVLKQAKVLPSPDGGRPVIAVVGERSAAARRDQLSWFESKPLFGWRVLVPRTKEQAASLSDQLRSYGAVPHEVPTIAVEPPRTPQQMERAVKGLVTGRYEWIAFTSVNAVKAVREKFEEYGLDARAFAGIKVAAVGEQTAAALIAFGVKPDLVPSGEQSAAGLLEDWPPYDPVFDPIDRVFLPRADIATETLVAGLIDLGWEVDDVTAYRTVRASPPPAETREAIKGGGFDAVLFTSSSTVRNLVGIAGKPHNVTVIACIGPATAKTAEEHGLRVDVMAPEPSVHKLAAALAEFGARRRAAAIEAGDPVTRPSERRPGARRRRAAAP
- the hemC gene encoding hydroxymethylbilane synthase produces the protein MTERALRLGTRRSKLAMAQSGQVAEEVRQLTGRPVELVEITTYGDTSREHLAQIGGTGVFATALRDALRDGEVDFAVHSLKDLPTAQPEEFTLAALPVREDPRDVLVAREGLTFAQLPDGARVGTGSPRRMAQLNAYARAHGLTIETVPIRGNIDSRIGYVHDGRLDAVVLAAAGLSRVGRLDEVTDFLSVDMVLPAPGQGALAIECAASNADLIAALAELDDPYTRAAVTAERSLLAALEAGCSAPVGALADLLADGQVVKEMRLRGVVGATDGSSLVQLTTTGPVPGTEDQAMALGRELAAEMLAKGAAGLMGERAL